One genomic window of Cannabis sativa cultivar Pink pepper isolate KNU-18-1 chromosome 2, ASM2916894v1, whole genome shotgun sequence includes the following:
- the LOC115720874 gene encoding elongation factor 1-gamma 2 isoform X2, which produces MALVMHSLTFKKNAYKALIVAEYNGLNIEFAPNFEMGVSDKTPQFINMNPIGKSPVLETPDGPVFESNAIARYVARSNSKADNALYGSSLIEYAQIEQWIDFTTLEIDANLLTWFRPTVGRAPYYGPVEEAAISGLKRGLGALNTHLASNTYMVGHSVTLADIITTCNLVYGFTKLMTKAFTSEFPHVERYFWTMVNLPNFRKIFGEVNQTHSLPPVQSLAPTNKE; this is translated from the exons ATGGCTTTG GTCATGCACTCACTGACCTTTAAGAAGAATGCTTACAAAGCACTCATTGTTGCTGAGTATAATGGTCTCAATATTGAGTTTGCTCCCAACTTTGAGATGGGTGTCTCTGACAAAACTCCACAATTTATCAACATGAACCCTATTGGCAAG TCTCCTGTTCTCGAAACCCCAGATGGCCCTGTCTTCGAGAGCAACGCCATTGCGCGTTATG TTGCACGCTCCAACTCCAAGGCAGACAATGCTCTTTATGGCTCTTCTTTGATTGAATAT GCCCAGATTGAGCAGTGGATTGATTTTACAACTTTGGAGATTGATGCTAACCTTTTGACATGGTTTAGACCAACAGTTGGGAGAGCCCCATACTATGGTCCTGTTGAGGAAGCTGCAATCTCAGGTTTGAAGAGAGGATTGGGTGCATTGAACACACACCTTGCTTCTAACACATACATGGTTGGCCATTCTGTAACCCTTGCTGATATCATTACAACATGCAATTTGGTTTATGGGTTCACCAAGCTCATGACTAAGGCCTTCACTTCAGAGTTTCCTCATGTTGAGAGGTACTTCTGGACCATGGTTAATCTCCCAAACTTTAGGAAGATATTTGGTGAGGTCAATCAGACTCATTCTCTTCCACCTGTTCAGTCCCTTGCTCCAACAAACAAAGAG
- the LOC115720874 gene encoding elongation factor 1-gamma 2 isoform X1 — protein MALVMHSLTFKKNAYKALIVAEYNGLNIEFAPNFEMGVSDKTPQFINMNPIGKSPVLETPDGPVFESNAIARYVARSNSKADNALYGSSLIEYAQIEQWIDFTTLEIDANLLTWFRPTVGRAPYYGPVEEAAISGLKRGLGALNTHLASNTYMVGHSVTLADIITTCNLVYGFTKLMTKAFTSEFPHVERYFWTMVNLPNFRKIFGEVNQTHSLPPVQSLAPTNKEV, from the exons ATGGCTTTG GTCATGCACTCACTGACCTTTAAGAAGAATGCTTACAAAGCACTCATTGTTGCTGAGTATAATGGTCTCAATATTGAGTTTGCTCCCAACTTTGAGATGGGTGTCTCTGACAAAACTCCACAATTTATCAACATGAACCCTATTGGCAAG TCTCCTGTTCTCGAAACCCCAGATGGCCCTGTCTTCGAGAGCAACGCCATTGCGCGTTATG TTGCACGCTCCAACTCCAAGGCAGACAATGCTCTTTATGGCTCTTCTTTGATTGAATAT GCCCAGATTGAGCAGTGGATTGATTTTACAACTTTGGAGATTGATGCTAACCTTTTGACATGGTTTAGACCAACAGTTGGGAGAGCCCCATACTATGGTCCTGTTGAGGAAGCTGCAATCTCAGGTTTGAAGAGAGGATTGGGTGCATTGAACACACACCTTGCTTCTAACACATACATGGTTGGCCATTCTGTAACCCTTGCTGATATCATTACAACATGCAATTTGGTTTATGGGTTCACCAAGCTCATGACTAAGGCCTTCACTTCAGAGTTTCCTCATGTTGAGAGGTACTTCTGGACCATGGTTAATCTCCCAAACTTTAGGAAGATATTTGGTGAGGTCAATCAGACTCATTCTCTTCCACCTGTTCAGTCCCTTGCTCCAACAAACAAAGAGGTTTAA